The Nonlabens spongiae genome contains a region encoding:
- the folB gene encoding dihydroneopterin aldolase yields the protein MHKIQLNNVRVFTNHGCLTEEELIGSEYRVDLEVETDLSKSAQTDNLSDTVDYVSLNRIIKEEMAVRSKLLEQVAQRILNRIFKEESMVQTAEVKVAKVNPPIGGDVESVVIVMKQNRS from the coding sequence ATGCATAAAATACAACTCAATAACGTACGTGTCTTTACCAATCACGGTTGTCTTACTGAAGAAGAACTCATAGGAAGTGAATACCGTGTGGATCTCGAGGTAGAAACTGACTTAAGCAAAAGCGCTCAAACCGATAATCTAAGCGATACCGTAGACTACGTTTCTCTCAATAGGATCATCAAAGAGGAAATGGCGGTGCGCTCAAAACTATTGGAACAAGTCGCGCAGCGCATTCTCAATCGTATTTTTAAGGAAGAGTCCATGGTACAAACTGCCGAAGTAAAAGTGGCAAAAGTTAACCCTCCTATAGGTGGTGATGTGGAAAGTGTCGTGATCGTGATGAAACAAAATCGTTCCTAA
- a CDS encoding LysE family translocator produces MLADILKAIPLGFIMAFLIGPVFFALLETAAIKGFRAALSLDLGVILADIIFLLVAYFMTASILDKLKDDPSLFIFGGSILAIYGVISFVRTKKTYLKEVETEVLEVKKTNYAQLFIKGFLLNFINIGVLGFWLGLIVVFSPQLDNDESRIVIFFSTVLVTYLVVDIGKVLLAKSLNRYLTPFRIFWLKRIIAIIMGICGGVLIFKGVFPDATDELTKEIHIMPEVEPVDPSLEGLDEINREESQNPEK; encoded by the coding sequence ATGCTGGCAGACATTTTAAAAGCGATCCCCTTAGGTTTTATCATGGCCTTTTTGATAGGACCGGTATTTTTTGCATTACTCGAGACTGCTGCTATTAAAGGTTTTAGAGCTGCCTTGTCCCTTGATCTAGGTGTAATTCTAGCCGATATTATTTTTCTCCTGGTAGCCTATTTTATGACTGCCAGTATTTTGGACAAGCTTAAGGACGATCCCAGCCTCTTCATTTTTGGAGGATCCATACTGGCGATCTACGGTGTAATATCTTTTGTACGCACTAAAAAAACTTATCTAAAAGAGGTAGAAACTGAGGTGCTGGAAGTAAAAAAAACAAATTACGCCCAGCTGTTCATTAAAGGATTTCTGCTCAATTTTATAAATATTGGGGTTTTGGGCTTTTGGCTGGGACTTATAGTGGTTTTCAGTCCGCAGCTTGATAATGATGAAAGCCGTATAGTCATATTCTTTTCCACTGTTTTAGTTACCTATTTAGTTGTTGATATAGGTAAAGTTTTACTTGCCAAAAGTCTCAATAGATACCTAACCCCCTTTAGAATTTTCTGGTTGAAGCGCATCATCGCCATCATTATGGGAATATGTGGAGGTGTTCTTATTTTCAAAGGTGTATTCCCTGATGCCACAGATGAGCTGACTAAGGAAATCCATATCATGCCTGAGGTTGAACCTGTGGATCCTTCTCTAGAAGGACTGGATGAAATTAATCGGGAGGAGTCACAAAATCCAGAAAAATAA
- a CDS encoding head GIN domain-containing protein, translating to MKKSLFFLSLVFAGLAFAQAQSNREIDLKPFHTIKVFDLITVNLVKSETPKILIKGRDADQVEFIEKDGMLKIRMETDMIFHGEDTFVYVYYTDLEIIDGNEGAQILSNELIEQSRLEIRVQEGARVEAGLKVENLELRAVTGGILELKGTSQHQNLIVNTGGIAENERLESDHVTVKVQAGGEVEVYASKSVDVAVRAGGNVTVYGNPSQRKKKRFLGGNIDFVD from the coding sequence ATGAAAAAGAGTTTATTCTTCCTATCATTAGTTTTTGCAGGTCTCGCTTTCGCGCAAGCGCAATCAAATAGAGAAATCGATCTTAAACCATTTCATACCATTAAGGTATTTGATCTCATAACGGTAAATCTTGTAAAATCAGAAACACCTAAAATTCTAATCAAAGGACGCGATGCTGATCAGGTAGAATTTATAGAAAAAGACGGAATGCTCAAAATACGCATGGAGACTGACATGATTTTTCACGGTGAGGATACTTTTGTTTATGTCTATTACACAGATTTAGAAATCATTGATGGGAATGAAGGCGCACAGATTTTATCAAACGAACTCATTGAACAGTCCAGACTTGAGATCAGGGTACAGGAGGGAGCAAGGGTAGAGGCGGGTCTCAAGGTAGAAAATCTTGAATTAAGAGCGGTAACTGGCGGTATTTTAGAACTCAAAGGGACTTCTCAACACCAAAATTTAATCGTCAACACTGGCGGTATTGCAGAAAATGAACGCCTAGAATCAGATCATGTTACAGTAAAGGTACAAGCAGGCGGCGAGGTAGAAGTATATGCTTCAAAATCTGTAGATGTTGCGGTAAGAGCTGGTGGTAATGTCACAGTTTACGGCAATCCTTCTCAAAGAAAGAAAAAGCGTTTTTTAGGTGGAAACATCGATTTTGTGGATTAA